The sequence AAAATGCCCGGCCGCAGGCCGGGCATTTTGCTTTAACAGATGTCAATAATCTATCCTACTTTTACAGCTTAATTGATAGGTAATGGATAATGCAAATCAGCAACCGAACCAGCTTAACATTGAGATCAGTGAAGAAGTAGCAGAAGGTGTGTACGCCAACCTGGCCATCATCACCCATTCCCATGCCGAATTTGTGATTGATTTTGTGAATGTAATGCCTGGCACACCCAAGAGTAAGGTCAAATCGCGGATTATC comes from Paraflavitalea devenefica and encodes:
- a CDS encoding DUF3467 domain-containing protein produces the protein MDNANQQPNQLNIEISEEVAEGVYANLAIITHSHAEFVIDFVNVMPGTPKSKVKSRIILTPQHAKRFMKALTENVTRFESLNGKIQDLEEVQIPMNFGGPTAQA